The DNA window ATAGTCGCTGTTGTTATTTGTCTGAACAAGAGGATATGAAATTTTAGCAACCGGAATGTATATATACCCGTACGTGTCGGGGTTGATCTGTTTTAATTGATTAATTTTAAACAGCGTCAGCTCCGTGGATATATCGGCTTGCTGGTTTGAATCGTTCGGGGTGGGAGGTTCGGCTCCGCCCAAAGCATCATGAGCAGGCAGAGAAACAATATTCTCCGGTGATTTTACGAGATAGTGATTCGTAAACCTTCCGTTCCCGTTGAACATATCGGAAATATTATTATAAATACGCCGCCCGTCTATATAAGAAAATATACGGCTTACCAGATTGTATGAAGAATACAAGAAAACGCCTGCGCATATGGCGAGAATGAGGTATCTGGCAATATCGAACGAACTGCCGGATTTTTTATTTGCATCCTTCGGAACGGCTGAGGTTATAACAAGCTCATTAAATGAATCGTCAAAATTTTTCTTAATCAGTTCCGGCGATGCCGCTGTTTCTCTTTTGCCTTTATTAATTCTGCCATGACAAAAATCCGAGGCGGAAGGCTGGCACGCTTCGGATTTCCGGTTATCACAGAAGGAATTCAGGCTGGAGATGCTTCTTTTCGGAATTTTTTTATTCATGGCAATAACTT is part of the Oscillospiraceae bacterium genome and encodes:
- the srtB gene encoding class B sortase, which translates into the protein MNKKIPKRSISSLNSFCDNRKSEACQPSASDFCHGRINKGKRETAASPELIKKNFDDSFNELVITSAVPKDANKKSGSSFDIARYLILAICAGVFLYSSYNLVSRIFSYIDGRRIYNNISDMFNGNGRFTNHYLVKSPENIVSLPAHDALGGAEPPTPNDSNQQADISTELTLFKINQLKQINPDTYGYIYIPVAKISYPLVQTNNNSDYLEKNFYGDDQPCGAVFVDYRNSRKLTKNRNTVIYAHRMDDGSMFGNLHQFKYENIFDSGTVEITTNEGIFHYRVFCAAELQATYNYYRTDFESDDQFLKFAEEIQSQSKFKTDIVLKPTDKIITLSTCMVNMHDYRFVVFAVLTDKTLF